In the Parcubacteria group bacterium genome, TGGGCGCTCGCCCACTGCTTGCTTGTGCCTGATGTCGCCCTCCCCCACGCCGCCCATCACGAGGCCCTTCTGCTTCGCGAGGGCGAAGGCGTTGGCTGGGACGTTGACGCAGGAAATCTCCAGGAGGTCGTTCACCTTGAGGACGACGGTGTCGCTCTCCTGCTCCACCTCGTAGACCTCGTTGCGGAAGCCCACGGAGAACGCCCGCATGAAGCCGTTGGCGTAGAGGTTGAAAATCGTCTCCGCGAAGCCGTCGGTGTGCTCCTTCACGGCGAACACGATGTCGCCCTCAAGCTGGCCGAGCGCGTTGACGCGCAGGTTCTCGCCGCGCCCGATGGCCGGCCGGCCGTGATCGTGGCCGAACAGGATGACGGGGTTCGCGCTGAATGTCTCCAGCTTCCAGCCCGACTGGTCGATTATCTCGTCGTGCCAGTCCTTGTCGGCGGTGGAGAAGACGCCGGAGATGCGGTATTCCCCCTTGTCCACGGCCTTCACGGTGAAGGCGTGCTCCTTCTGGTATAGCTTCTGTTCCATAAGTTTAATCCTCGATGAAGGCCGGGGCGATGGCGCACCGGCAGTTAGGCTCCCCTGGCCGCTGGAGTCCGTTGCTGAACGCCTCGCCGAGCTTGACGACCTCGCCGTCGAGCGCGAGGTGCTCGTCGCGCGTGCGGTCGTCCATGGTGGCGACCCACTCCTTCGCGTTGGTCACGTCGGACTGCCGGAAGCCCTCCTCGAGCCCCTGGTTGAGCGCGTTGGTGGTCTCGGTGCGGGCGATGAGGTCGCTCCGCCAGAGGGGGAACT is a window encoding:
- a CDS encoding HK97 family phage prohead protease, yielding MEQKLYQKEHAFTVKAVDKGEYRISGVFSTADKDWHDEIIDQSGWKLETFSANPVILFGHDHGRPAIGRGENLRVNALGQLEGDIVFAVKEHTDGFAETIFNLYANGFMRAFSVGFRNEVYEVEQESDTVVLKVNDLLEISCVNVPANAFALAKQKGLVMGGVGEGDIRHKQAVGERP